One genomic segment of Huiozyma naganishii CBS 8797 chromosome 8, complete genome includes these proteins:
- the ORC3 gene encoding origin recognition complex subunit 3 (similar to Saccharomyces cerevisiae ORC3 (YLL004W); ancestral locus Anc_5.213) translates to MDFGKFVDAQKTHKTLFPTFDYIDDDNDQDIPFVRLLDGEEPVEVMTKRWELYNQLHSHFHDQVDDIVSNIETDLKKEISHILFDSEQSGRKSKPCFKTLFLLGSDSSTDIEFPEDNDPSVMNVLIELSPKESPNVRMMLRRSMFKLFTQTDAILRSSSIAKELDVTLETMPQLTDDLQTSASYDLTLVENYKKLFHRDLNLVFNFKDTDSFHFADLNDFIVLLRSALKNEHVKMNLVFNINTNISNIEKNLKQSTLRLLKRNFHKLDVSSNKGFKYGNRIFQIFLDTVDGKLNLSARFVNFILDKMANNTNHNLQLLTKILDYSLMSYFFQNPFSVFIDPVNTCYLQDTYLKLLAKCPTYMFFIDGLIKERAPKSEILSLIHNEDNALENFFVEFLVRDNPINRHAKFVANFLEEELNVSNFNLIELYHNMLEGKLDFYLKTWPQCEEHKEKLAFKQIDTMFQELFTIDNGTGLLTQAMFPAYKSNMEDDLLCSERILPELLVAPDEAAQVPESLKVLNSSMDPIISQLFQLYREAGASINIYDFYCAFKETLPQQKILQFLQDESLRNEKLKTLLSGELVFDKVALVLFMQGLFDLEHLGFTRSAYSKNSEDIEKAVWRGI, encoded by the coding sequence CCCACTTTCACGATCAGGTGGATGATATTGTATCCAATATTGAAACAGATCtgaaaaaggaaatatCGCATATTCTTTTCGATAGTGAACAAAGCGGGAGGAAAAGTAAACCttgcttcaaaacgttATTTTTGTTAGGATCGGACAGTTCTACCGACATCGAGTTTCCTGAGGATAATGATCCGTCGGTGATGAATGTGCTAATAGAACTTTCTCCAAAGGAATCCCCTAATGTACGAATGATGCTGCGAAGGTCGATGTTTAAATTATTTACGCAAACAGATGCTATACTTCGCAGTTCCAGCATTGCAAAAGAATTAGATGTCACTTTGGAGACCATGCCACAGTTGACAGATGATTTACAAACTTCAGCATCTTACGACTTGACTCTAGTAGAAAACTATAAGAAACTATTTCATAGGGATTTGAATTTagttttcaatttcaaagatacAGACTCCTTTCATTTTGCTGATTTAAACGATTTCATTGTCCTACTGCGAAGTGCACTAAAAAACGAACACGTTAAAATGAATCTAGTGTTCAATATAAATACTAATATCTCCAACATCgaaaagaatttgaaacagtcAACCCTCCGACTGCTCAAAAGGAATTTCCATAAACTAGATGTCTCAAGCAACAAAGGGTTTAAGTACGGGAACCGAATTTTCCAGATTTTCTTAGATACAGTTGATGGAAAGTTGAATTTATCAGCTAGATTTGTAAATTTCATCCTCGACAAAATGGCAAACAACACAAATCACAACCTACAACTACTGACCAAAATACTGGACTACAGTCTAATGTCttatttctttcaaaaccCATTTTCCGTTTTCATTGACCCCGTTAATACCTGTTATTTGCAGGACACTTACTTGAAGCTGCTGGCGAAGTGTCCTACCTATATGTTCTTCATCGATGGATTGATCAAGGAACGCGCTCCTAAAAGTGAAATACTGAGCTTGATTCATAATGAGGATAATGCTCTCGAAAACTTTTTTGTTGAGTTCCTTGTTAGGGACAATCCTATCAATAGACATGCAAAGTTTGTTGCTAACTTCCTGGAAGAGGAGTTGAATGTATCCAATTTTAACCTGATAGAACTGTACCACAATATGTTAGAAGGAAAACTGGATTTTTATTTGAAGACATGGCCCCAATGTGAAGAACACAAGGAGAAATTGGCATTTAAACAGATAGATACTATGTTCCAAGAGCTTTTTACAATAGATAATGGTACGGGACTTTTAACTCAGGCAATGTTTCCGGCTTACAAAAGTAATATGGAGGACGATCTTCTATGCTCGGAGAGGATTCTACCGGAACTTTTGGTAGCTCCCGACGAGGCTGCACAAGTACCAGAGTCGCTAAAGGTGCTGAATTCAAGCATGGATCCAATCATATCCCAGTTATTCCAACTGTATAGGGAGGCAGGCGCTTCTATCAATATTTATGACTTTTATTGCGCCTTTAAAGAAACTCTGCCacaacagaaaattttgcaatttttgcAAGACGAATCATTACGGaacgagaaactgaaaactCTTCTATCTGGTGAACTTGTATTCGATAAAGTCGCTTTGGTTTTATTCATGCAAGGTCTTTTCGACTTGGAACACCTCGGTTTCACGAGATCTGCTTACAGTAAAAATTCtgaagatattgaaaaagCTGTTTGGAGGGGCATATGA
- the OST1 gene encoding dolichyl-diphosphooligosaccharide--protein glycotransferase subunit OST1 (similar to Saccharomyces cerevisiae OST1 (YJL002C); ancestral locus Anc_5.214), whose product MRLPLSWALSTLLVFCQLVVSITPEGWENVQFDRIVDVRSTYTVETYELTAKNTGSEATTQYYLALPERVFQNLSMFTAALHGVDAFLNCYVYDGETQLDDGVRLSYGIIELPSPVAPGKEVQIAAKVFYNEAGLPYPEHIPLNGDQQLRFQTQRQPLSPYFTEKSSLQVISNTPVSEYDAKTDTLQELNKEGNAFVVDQWENVSPFKVDELDMVYKHNLPLKEVINLQRDIWVSHWASTVQFQEYYEMTNKGAKLDKGFSRLEYMKASQNQMTQLGMTPFASLLEMNLPDESTEQFFTDKVGMVSTYEKLGSSLFLRPRFPIFGGWFYNFTIGWTNPLENFVSSYPDDNEVFLLNVPLLNGPKDTVYDHASISIFLPENAELLDTGVPIPLETVSVDTEFSYFDFGTGHTKVTFQFKNLFTDMNKAEILVKYRFTKNSLFRKPITIAGYFFALLMSFFVLKSINLKVTSEN is encoded by the coding sequence ATGCGACTACCTTTGAGCTGGGCGTTGAGCACCTTGCTGGTATTCTGCCAATTGGTCGTTTCTATCACCCCTGAAGGCTGGGAAAATGTTCAGTTTGACAGGATCGTCGACGTTAGGAGTACCTACACCGTCGAGACTTATGAATTGACCGCTAAAAATACCGGGTCGGAAGCTACCACTCAATACTACTTGGCTTTGCCAGAACGTGTTTTCCAGAATCTGTCCATGTTTACCGCTGCCTTGCACGGTGTAGACGCCTTTTTGAACTGCTACGTGTACGATGGTGAAACTCAATTGGATGATGGAGTCAGACTCTCCTATGGGATCATTGAACTACCAAGTCCTGTAGCACCAGGGAAGGAAGTACAAATTGCCGCAAAAGTTTTCTATAACGAAGCTGGTCTTCCATATCCTGAGCATATCCCATTGAATGGTGATCAGCAACTAAGGTTCCAGACGCAGAGACAACCACTGTCCCCCTATTTCACTGAGAAGTCCTCACTACAGGTTATTTCCAACACGCCGGTCTCTGAATATGATGCCAAGACGGATACTCTGCAGGAGTTAAATAAAGAAGGTAATGCATTCGTTGTCGACCAATGGGAAAATGTCAGTCCCTTCAAAGTCGATGAGTTAGACATGGTTTACAAGCATAACCTACCCTTGAAGGAAGTCATaaaccttcaaagagatatcTGGGTCTCTCATTGGGCCTCAACGgtccaatttcaagaatatTACGAAATGACCAACAAAGGTGCAAAATTGGACAAGGGATTTTCAAGACTGGAGTATATGAAGGCTAGTCAAAACCAAATGACGCAACTGGGTATGACCCCCTTTGCCTCCCTTCTGGAAATGAATCTGCCCGATGAATCCACCGAACAGTTCTTTACTGATAAAGTGGGTATGGTTTCTACCTACGAAAAGCTTGGAAGCTCGTTGTTTTTGAGACCTAGATTCCCAATATTCGGTGGCTGGTTTTACAATTTCACAATCGGCTGGACCAATCCACTGGAGAACTTTGTGTCGTCCTATCCAGATGACAACGAAGTTTTCCTGCTGAATGTCCCCCTACTGAACGGTCCAAAGGATACCGTTTACGACCACGCCTCaatttcgatatttttaCCCGAAAATGCCGAACTTCTGGACACAGGAGTGCCAATCCCACTCGAGACGGTCTCTGTCGATACGGAATTCTCGTACTTCGATTTTGGAACTGGTCACACCAAGGTGACATTCcaattcaaaaacttgtttACTGATATGAACAAAGCTGAGATTTTGGTCAAGTACAGATTCACCAAGAACTCTTTGTTCAGAAAGCCAATAACAATTGCCGGTTACTTCTTCGCTCTACTGATGAGTTTCTTTGTCCTAAAAAGTATCAACTTGAAGGTCACATCTGAGAACTAG